A portion of the Flavobacterium limnophilum genome contains these proteins:
- a CDS encoding dimethylarginine dimethylaminohydrolase family protein, with protein MLELNINNETSRLRAVVLGSASSNGPTPKREEAYDPKSLEHILAGTYPKEADMVLEMEAFHRVLCHYGVSVFRPEPIENYNQIFVRDIGFVIGDVFVKSNILPDRERELDAIQYIIDQIDPKKVVRPPEAVHIEGGDVMLWKDYIFIGTYKGSDYKDYITARTNQEGVRYIKELFPDKKVKEFDLIKSKIDARDNALHLDCCFQPVGENKAIIYKRGFREEADYLFLVHLFGAENLFHITRKEMYDMNSNVFSIATDVVVSERKFKRLNKWLRAHGFVVEEIPYAEIAKQEGLLRCSTLPLIRE; from the coding sequence ATGCTGGAATTAAACATCAATAACGAAACCTCCCGGCTGCGTGCCGTTGTTCTGGGGTCTGCGAGCAGTAATGGCCCCACCCCAAAGAGGGAGGAAGCCTATGACCCCAAATCATTGGAGCATATCTTGGCGGGCACCTATCCCAAAGAGGCGGACATGGTATTGGAAATGGAAGCCTTCCATCGGGTTTTGTGCCACTATGGCGTGAGCGTTTTTCGTCCGGAACCAATAGAAAATTACAACCAGATATTTGTGAGGGACATTGGTTTCGTGATTGGCGATGTTTTCGTTAAATCGAATATTTTGCCGGACAGGGAACGTGAATTGGATGCCATTCAATACATCATTGACCAAATTGACCCCAAAAAAGTGGTTCGTCCTCCCGAAGCGGTACATATTGAAGGCGGTGACGTGATGCTGTGGAAGGATTATATTTTTATAGGCACCTATAAGGGGAGTGATTACAAGGATTATATCACCGCCAGGACAAACCAGGAAGGGGTGCGCTACATCAAGGAATTGTTTCCCGATAAAAAAGTCAAGGAGTTTGATTTGATAAAATCAAAAATTGATGCCCGGGACAATGCCCTGCATCTGGATTGTTGTTTTCAACCCGTTGGCGAAAATAAAGCAATAATTTACAAAAGAGGCTTTCGTGAAGAAGCCGATTACCTCTTTCTCGTGCATCTTTTTGGGGCAGAAAACCTGTTTCATATCACCAGAAAAGAAATGTATGACATGAATTCCAATGTTTTTTCCATCGCTACCGATGTGGTTGTTTCCGAGAGAAAGTTTAAGCGCCTCAATAAATGGCTGCGAGCCCATGGTTTTGTGGTAGAAGAAATTCCATACGCCGAAATCGCCAAGCAAGAAGGATTGTTGCGCTGTTCGACCTTGCCTTTGATTAGAGAATAG
- the ctlX gene encoding citrulline utilization hydrolase CtlX: protein MNQTTNSVLMIRPVAFRMNEQTAVNNYYQQVLDTLSPATVNAKAQEEFDAFVTKLRIVGVNVIVVDDSPSPDTPDSIFPNNWISFHENGDVVLYPMFAENRRGERRDDVLDILEDHGFVINEIMDYTSAEEDGFYLEGTGSVVLDRENGKAYCALSPRADEELFIEFCEDFEYSPVIFEAFQTVNGERKLIYHTNVMLCIGDTFAVICAESIDDKKERKMVLDSLRGDGKEIILISEAQVNCFAGNMLEVLGTDDRRYLVMSSSAYQSLTKKQIAQLEEHLTILSSSLDTIEACGGGSARCMLAEVFLPKEEE, encoded by the coding sequence ATGAACCAAACTACCAACTCCGTCTTGATGATTCGTCCCGTGGCGTTCCGAATGAACGAACAAACGGCCGTAAACAATTATTACCAACAAGTGCTGGATACTTTATCGCCAGCAACCGTGAACGCCAAAGCGCAAGAAGAGTTTGATGCCTTCGTGACTAAATTGCGAATTGTGGGCGTCAATGTCATTGTTGTTGACGACAGTCCGTCTCCAGACACGCCCGACAGTATTTTTCCGAACAACTGGATTTCCTTCCACGAAAACGGTGACGTGGTTTTGTACCCCATGTTTGCCGAGAACCGTCGTGGGGAACGTCGCGACGATGTTTTGGATATTCTGGAAGACCATGGTTTTGTCATCAACGAAATCATGGATTACACTTCTGCCGAAGAAGACGGTTTTTATCTCGAAGGTACCGGCAGCGTTGTTTTGGACCGGGAAAACGGCAAAGCCTATTGCGCCTTGTCGCCTCGTGCCGATGAAGAGCTGTTCATTGAATTCTGTGAAGATTTTGAGTATTCTCCAGTGATTTTCGAAGCCTTCCAAACCGTGAATGGAGAACGAAAATTGATTTACCACACCAACGTGATGCTGTGCATAGGGGATACCTTTGCCGTGATTTGTGCCGAAAGCATCGACGACAAGAAAGAAAGAAAAATGGTTTTGGACAGTTTGAGAGGCGACGGAAAGGAAATTATCCTGATCAGCGAAGCCCAAGTCAACTGTTTTGCCGGGAATATGCTTGAAGTCCTTGGGACGGATGACAGACGGTATTTGGTGATGAGCAGTTCGGCCTATCAAAGCCTGACCAAAAAGCAAATTGCCCAACTCGAAGAACACCTGACTATTTTGAGTTCCAGTCTGGATACCATCGAAGCCTGCGGTGGAGGTAGTGCCCGATGCATGCTGGCGGAGGTTTTCTTGCCGAAAGAGGAGGAATAG
- a CDS encoding CoA-binding protein produces the protein MKNKKTLVLGASTKPDRYAYMAITKLVEKGHPVLAIGQNAGEVAGVKIQTKAIPLKNIDTVTLYLNPARQRDYYNYIVEAKPKRVIFNPGTENPEFYQLLQLNDIKVEVACTLVLLTTSQY, from the coding sequence ATGAAAAATAAAAAAACATTGGTTCTCGGTGCGAGCACGAAACCAGATAGATATGCCTATATGGCCATCACCAAGCTTGTTGAAAAAGGACACCCGGTTCTTGCCATTGGGCAAAATGCGGGCGAAGTGGCGGGAGTGAAAATTCAAACCAAGGCCATTCCCCTCAAAAATATTGACACGGTTACTTTGTATTTGAACCCGGCTCGCCAACGTGATTACTACAATTACATCGTGGAAGCGAAACCCAAACGCGTAATTTTTAATCCCGGCACCGAAAACCCGGAGTTCTACCAGTTGCTGCAATTGAATGACATCAAGGTAGAAGTGGCATGCACCTTGGTGCTGTTGACCACAAGCCAGTATTAG
- a CDS encoding GDP-L-fucose synthase family protein yields the protein MDKNSKIYIAGHNGMVGSAIWRTLSAKGYTNLIGASSSLLDLRNQQAVKAYFAQEKPEVVIDAAARVGGILANNDYPYQFIMENMQIQNNLIDSALQAGIEKFIFLGSSCIYPKLAPQPLKEDYLLTGDLEPTNEWYAIAKITGVKACQAIRKQFGKDYVSLMPTNLYGTQDNFDLNTSHVLPAMMRKFHEAKENNNAPVTLWGSGRPMREFLFVDDMAEAVVFALENCLPDYLYNIGTGTDLTIQQLAETLQKITGHQGEIIWDSSKPDGTPRKLLDVTKMHELGWKHKVELEEGIQKTYDWFLENVNAFKEVKM from the coding sequence ATGGATAAAAATAGTAAAATTTACATAGCAGGCCACAACGGCATGGTGGGTTCCGCCATCTGGAGAACACTTTCGGCCAAAGGATACACCAATTTGATTGGAGCATCGAGTTCGTTATTGGATTTGAGAAACCAACAAGCCGTAAAAGCGTATTTTGCCCAAGAAAAGCCGGAAGTTGTTATTGACGCCGCGGCTCGAGTGGGGGGTATTTTGGCCAACAATGATTATCCCTATCAATTTATCATGGAAAACATGCAGATCCAGAACAACCTGATTGATTCGGCTTTGCAGGCAGGAATTGAAAAGTTTATCTTTTTGGGCAGTTCCTGCATTTATCCCAAATTGGCTCCCCAACCCCTGAAAGAAGACTACTTGCTTACGGGCGATTTGGAACCTACCAATGAATGGTATGCCATCGCCAAGATTACGGGGGTAAAAGCCTGTCAAGCGATTCGCAAACAATTTGGAAAGGACTATGTGAGTTTGATGCCCACGAATTTGTACGGAACACAAGATAATTTTGATTTGAATACCTCGCACGTTTTGCCGGCGATGATGCGTAAATTCCACGAAGCAAAGGAAAACAACAATGCTCCCGTTACCCTTTGGGGAAGCGGCAGACCGATGCGGGAATTTCTTTTTGTGGATGACATGGCCGAAGCGGTAGTCTTTGCCTTGGAAAACTGCTTGCCGGATTATTTATACAATATAGGGACAGGAACGGATTTGACCATCCAACAATTGGCCGAAACCCTCCAGAAAATAACGGGCCATCAAGGTGAAATTATCTGGGATTCGTCCAAGCCGGACGGAACACCAAGAAAATTATTGGATGTGACCAAAATGCACGAGTTGGGATGGAAACACAAAGTGGAGTTGGAGGAAGGAATCCAGAAGACTTATGACTGGTTTTTGGAGAACGTGAATGCGTTTAAGGAAGTGAAGATGTAG
- the gmd gene encoding GDP-mannose 4,6-dehydratase, which yields MSNTKQKTALVTGITGQDGSYLAELLLEKGYMVHGVKRRASSFNTQRIDHLYVDQHENHVNFKLHYGDLTDSTNIIRIIQEVQPDEIYNLGAMSHVKVSFDSPEYVANVDGIGTLRILEAVRILGLEKKTRIYQASTSELYGGLAENKNAAGFYDENSPFYPRSPYGVAKIYGFWITKNYREAYDIYACNGILFNHESPRRGETFVTRKITMATAAIALGKQDCLYLGNLNSQRDWGHAKDYVEAMWRILQQDKAEDYVIATGVTTYIRDFVRYSFAEIGVELAFEGENENEIAKIAACNNPEYQLPIGTVVVRVDPQYYRPTEVDLLIGDPSKSKKLGWVPQYDLAGLVKEMVASDLEILKRARG from the coding sequence ATGAGCAATACTAAACAAAAAACAGCCCTAGTTACAGGGATTACGGGTCAAGACGGGTCTTATTTGGCCGAATTATTATTAGAGAAAGGCTATATGGTGCATGGGGTGAAGCGAAGGGCTTCTTCTTTCAATACCCAGCGCATTGACCATTTGTATGTGGATCAACACGAGAATCACGTTAATTTTAAATTGCATTATGGCGATTTGACCGATTCGACGAATATCATCCGAATCATACAGGAAGTGCAACCCGACGAAATATACAATCTTGGGGCGATGTCGCACGTAAAGGTTTCTTTTGATTCTCCGGAATATGTGGCCAATGTGGACGGCATAGGCACTTTGAGAATATTGGAGGCCGTACGAATTCTTGGTCTTGAAAAGAAAACGAGAATCTACCAAGCTTCGACTTCTGAATTGTACGGAGGTTTGGCAGAAAACAAGAATGCAGCAGGGTTTTATGACGAGAATTCGCCGTTCTATCCGCGTTCGCCTTATGGGGTGGCCAAAATATACGGCTTCTGGATTACCAAAAACTACCGCGAAGCTTATGACATCTATGCTTGCAACGGCATCTTGTTCAACCACGAATCGCCAAGAAGAGGGGAGACTTTTGTAACCCGCAAGATTACGATGGCCACCGCAGCCATTGCTCTAGGGAAACAAGATTGTTTGTACCTAGGAAATTTGAATTCTCAAAGAGATTGGGGACACGCCAAAGATTACGTGGAAGCGATGTGGAGAATCCTGCAACAGGACAAGGCGGAAGACTACGTGATTGCCACGGGAGTAACCACTTATATTCGTGATTTTGTTCGTTACTCTTTTGCCGAAATAGGAGTGGAATTGGCTTTCGAAGGTGAAAATGAAAACGAGATTGCCAAAATAGCCGCTTGCAACAACCCTGAATACCAATTGCCAATAGGTACCGTAGTGGTACGAGTGGATCCACAATATTACCGTCCAACAGAAGTTGATTTGTTGATTGGCGATCCAAGCAAGTCCAAGAAATTGGGTTGGGTTCCACAATATGACCTGGCCGGATTGGTTAAAGAGATGGTGGCTAGTGATTTGGAGATTTTGAAGAGAGCTCGAGGTTAG
- a CDS encoding ATP-binding protein yields MKELQEKYIRKIDATPMDFTRSLMETIRWEARLIGIKGARGVGKTTLILQYIKKNIPIDQSSLYVSLDNIWFADNTISSLVDQFVKQGGKFLFLDEVHKYPNWSQELKNIYDDYPELKIVFTASSLLEILNARADLSRRAIVYTMQGLSYREYLNLKLGLQLPVYSLKDILERHTDIGREINSQIRPLQNFSAYLQQGYFPFFQEVPELYFQRVEEIINLILEIELPLLRKVDVAYVSKLKQLLQIISESVPFVPNVTKLSERIGVNRNTFVSYLYFLEEAHITRNLYKDAKGITQLQKPNKIFLENTNLQYALSPNHANIGNVRETFFLNQLSVKHILEYIDGTDFLVDHLYQFEVGGKSKSKRQIRNQDNSYLVVDDVEYGMGNTIPLWLFGFLY; encoded by the coding sequence ATGAAGGAATTACAAGAAAAATATATTCGTAAGATTGATGCCACTCCAATGGATTTCACCAGAAGTTTAATGGAAACGATTCGTTGGGAGGCACGACTCATAGGGATAAAAGGAGCGAGAGGAGTAGGCAAGACGACCTTGATTTTACAATACATCAAAAAAAACATACCTATTGATCAATCTAGTTTATATGTTAGTTTGGACAATATCTGGTTTGCAGACAATACGATTAGTTCCTTGGTCGACCAATTTGTAAAACAAGGAGGTAAATTCCTTTTTTTGGATGAAGTGCATAAATATCCCAATTGGTCGCAGGAATTAAAAAATATCTACGACGATTATCCTGAACTTAAAATTGTTTTTACCGCTTCCTCATTATTGGAAATTCTCAATGCGAGAGCCGATCTAAGTAGGCGTGCCATAGTCTATACCATGCAAGGCTTGTCCTATCGCGAATACTTAAATTTAAAATTGGGATTGCAGTTGCCTGTTTACAGCTTAAAAGATATTCTTGAAAGGCATACCGATATTGGCAGGGAAATTAATTCGCAAATACGACCGTTACAGAATTTTTCAGCGTATTTACAACAAGGTTATTTTCCTTTTTTTCAGGAAGTTCCAGAACTCTATTTTCAGAGGGTAGAAGAAATCATAAACCTGATTCTAGAAATAGAATTGCCATTGTTGCGAAAAGTGGATGTAGCCTATGTATCTAAATTAAAACAATTGTTGCAAATCATTTCGGAATCAGTGCCTTTTGTTCCCAATGTCACCAAACTGAGCGAGCGTATTGGGGTAAACAGGAACACTTTTGTGAGTTATTTGTATTTTTTAGAGGAAGCCCATATTACCAGAAACTTATATAAAGATGCCAAGGGGATTACGCAATTGCAAAAGCCCAACAAAATATTTTTGGAAAACACCAATTTGCAATATGCGCTATCACCCAACCACGCTAATATAGGCAATGTAAGGGAAACCTTTTTTTTAAATCAATTAAGCGTGAAGCATATTCTAGAATATATTGATGGAACTGATTTTTTGGTAGATCACCTATATCAATTTGAAGTGGGTGGCAAGTCCAAAAGCAAGCGACAAATTAGGAATCAAGATAACAGCTATCTTGTGGTAGATGATGTTGAATACGGAATGGGAAACACCATACCGCTTTGGTTGTTTGGTTTTTTGTATTGA
- a CDS encoding FAD-binding oxidoreductase has translation MFRINLKNDIHFSCASGDTLLDGAQKQSIVLDYSCKTGRCQSCKAKVVKGTSVAKMEETGLSAEEKSRGYILTCVRTPTSDLTLDVEDLSAYSLEKVKTVPSKIDFISKISSNVMELHLRIPPNASFNYLSGQYINIIKGDYKRSYSIANTSSASNLVFFIKNYEGGRFSHYLFNEAKVNDLLRIEGPIGTFFYRKTNKKNVVFLATGTGIAPVKALLEQMDENGSEFIDKNIYLFFGGRTEEDLFWKPDLKNIKVRFVPVLSRSHADWKGAKGHVQEAVLSEEIDLADSVLYACGSENMIKDSRELAIANGLSEDAFYSDAFISS, from the coding sequence ATGTTTAGAATAAATCTGAAAAACGATATTCATTTTTCTTGTGCTTCAGGAGATACCCTTTTGGATGGAGCCCAAAAGCAAAGCATTGTCCTAGATTACAGTTGTAAAACGGGTCGTTGCCAGTCTTGCAAGGCAAAGGTTGTCAAAGGGACTTCAGTAGCCAAGATGGAAGAAACGGGACTTAGTGCGGAGGAAAAATCAAGAGGCTATATCTTGACATGTGTTCGAACCCCGACATCTGATTTAACACTGGATGTCGAAGATTTGAGTGCGTATTCGCTGGAGAAGGTGAAAACAGTTCCGTCCAAAATAGATTTCATTTCCAAGATTTCCTCCAACGTCATGGAGTTGCATTTACGAATTCCGCCCAATGCATCATTCAACTATTTATCGGGTCAATACATCAATATTATTAAAGGCGACTACAAAAGGAGCTATTCCATTGCGAACACAAGTTCCGCCTCCAATCTAGTTTTTTTTATCAAGAATTATGAAGGGGGCCGGTTTAGCCACTATTTGTTTAATGAAGCTAAAGTGAATGACTTGTTGCGAATTGAAGGGCCTATAGGTACTTTTTTTTACAGGAAAACCAATAAAAAGAATGTTGTTTTTTTGGCAACGGGAACAGGCATCGCTCCTGTCAAGGCCCTATTGGAACAAATGGATGAAAATGGTAGTGAGTTCATTGACAAAAACATCTATTTGTTTTTTGGTGGCCGAACGGAAGAAGATTTGTTTTGGAAGCCCGATTTAAAAAATATAAAGGTTCGTTTTGTTCCAGTATTGAGTAGAAGCCATGCTGATTGGAAAGGAGCAAAAGGCCATGTTCAAGAGGCTGTTCTTTCCGAAGAAATTGATTTGGCAGACAGTGTTCTGTATGCTTGCGGTTCCGAAAACATGATCAAGGATTCCAGGGAGTTAGCAATAGCAAATGGATTGTCGGAGGATGCGTTTTATTCGGATGCTTTTATAAGTAGTTAG
- the rfbF gene encoding glucose-1-phosphate cytidylyltransferase produces MKAVILAGGLGTRLSEETVSKPKPMVEIGGKPILWHIMKTYSHYGINDFIICCGYKGYVIKEYFANYFLHQSDVTFNMKDNKMVVHEERAEPWTVTLVDTGDDSMTGGRLKRVAQYLKDEESFCFTYGDGVADVDIAALLAFHKAHGKDASLTATYPPGRFGALDIVDNEVRQFQEKPRGDGALINGGFFVLSPKVIDRISGDDTVWEQGPLKGLASDNQLMAFKHEGFWQPMDTLRDKVHLEELWDTNQAPWKLWKD; encoded by the coding sequence ATGAAAGCAGTCATTCTTGCAGGAGGTTTAGGTACGCGATTAAGTGAAGAAACGGTTTCCAAACCCAAACCCATGGTGGAAATTGGAGGCAAACCCATTTTATGGCACATAATGAAAACCTATTCCCATTACGGCATCAATGATTTCATCATTTGTTGTGGTTACAAAGGTTATGTGATCAAGGAATATTTTGCCAATTATTTTTTGCACCAATCGGATGTTACTTTCAACATGAAAGACAACAAAATGGTGGTGCATGAAGAAAGAGCCGAGCCATGGACTGTTACATTAGTCGATACGGGTGATGATTCGATGACTGGAGGAAGATTGAAAAGAGTAGCACAATATTTAAAAGACGAAGAAAGTTTTTGCTTTACTTATGGTGATGGTGTTGCCGATGTTGATATTGCCGCATTGTTGGCCTTTCACAAAGCCCATGGAAAAGACGCCAGCTTAACCGCCACTTATCCACCGGGACGATTTGGTGCCCTGGATATCGTTGACAATGAGGTGCGACAGTTTCAGGAAAAACCAAGAGGTGACGGTGCCTTGATAAACGGCGGTTTTTTCGTGTTGTCCCCTAAAGTCATCGACAGAATTAGTGGAGACGATACCGTTTGGGAACAAGGGCCTTTAAAAGGATTGGCTTCAGACAACCAATTAATGGCTTTCAAACATGAGGGCTTCTGGCAACCCATGGACACTTTGAGAGACAAGGTTCATTTGGAAGAATTATGGGATACTAATCAAGCACCCTGGAAGTTATGGAAAGACTAA